A genomic stretch from Flavobacterium humidisoli includes:
- the eno gene encoding phosphopyruvate hydratase → MSIIIKVHARQILDSRGNPTIEVDVVTENGVLGRAAVPSGASTGEHEAVELRDGGKAYLGKGVLNAVNNVNTVIAEELVGTSVFEQNTIDQLMIDLDGTPNKSKLGANAILGVSLAAAKAAANELGLPLYRYVGGVSANTLPVPMMNIINGGSHSDAPIAFQEFMIFPVKATSFTHAMQMGTEIFHSLKKVLHDRGLSTAVGDEGGFAPNLAGGTEDALDTIKLAVEKAGYTFGDEIMIALDCAASEFYVNGKYDYTKFEGETGKIRTSEEQADYLAELAAKYPIISIEDGMYEDDWDGWKYLTEKIGNKVQLVGDDLFVTNVERLSTGIEKGIANSILVKVNQIGTLTETIAAVNMAKNAGYTSVMSHRSGETEDNTIADLAVALNCGQIKTGSASRSDRMAKYNQLLRIEEELGSTAYFPGLNAFKIK, encoded by the coding sequence ATGAGTATTATAATTAAAGTTCACGCAAGACAAATTCTTGATTCTAGAGGAAACCCAACTATTGAAGTTGATGTAGTAACTGAAAATGGGGTTTTAGGTAGAGCTGCTGTTCCATCTGGAGCATCAACTGGAGAGCACGAAGCTGTTGAATTACGTGATGGAGGTAAAGCTTATCTAGGTAAAGGTGTTTTGAATGCAGTGAATAATGTAAATACCGTTATTGCTGAAGAGTTAGTTGGGACTTCTGTTTTCGAACAAAACACAATTGACCAATTAATGATTGATTTAGATGGAACTCCAAATAAATCAAAATTAGGGGCTAATGCTATTTTAGGAGTTTCTTTAGCTGCTGCAAAAGCTGCTGCTAATGAATTAGGATTGCCATTATACAGATATGTTGGAGGTGTTTCTGCTAATACATTGCCAGTTCCAATGATGAACATCATCAATGGTGGTTCTCACTCTGATGCACCTATCGCATTCCAAGAGTTTATGATTTTTCCTGTAAAAGCAACTTCTTTTACACATGCTATGCAAATGGGAACTGAAATCTTCCACAGCTTAAAAAAAGTTTTACATGACAGAGGTTTAAGTACAGCAGTTGGTGATGAAGGAGGTTTTGCTCCAAACTTGGCTGGTGGTACTGAAGATGCTTTAGATACTATCAAATTAGCGGTTGAAAAAGCAGGATATACTTTCGGTGACGAAATTATGATTGCTCTTGACTGCGCAGCTTCTGAATTCTATGTAAACGGTAAATACGATTATACTAAATTTGAAGGAGAAACTGGAAAAATTAGAACTTCTGAAGAACAAGCTGATTACTTAGCTGAATTAGCTGCTAAATATCCAATTATCTCTATCGAAGATGGTATGTATGAAGATGACTGGGATGGTTGGAAATACTTAACTGAAAAAATTGGAAATAAAGTACAATTAGTTGGTGATGATTTATTTGTTACTAACGTTGAGCGTTTGTCAACAGGAATCGAAAAAGGAATTGCTAATTCAATTTTAGTAAAAGTTAACCAAATTGGTACTTTGACTGAAACTATTGCTGCTGTAAACATGGCGAAAAACGCTGGTTATACATCTGTAATGTCTCACCGTTCTGGAGAAACAGAAGATAATACTATTGCTGATTTAGCTGTAGCATTAAACTGTGGTCAAATCAAAACTGGTTCGGCTTCTCGTTCAGATCGTATGGCAAAGTACAACCAATTGTTAAGAATTGAAGAAGAATTAGGAAGCACTGCTTATTTTCCAGGTTTAAATGCTTTTAAGATTAAATAA
- the carA gene encoding glutamine-hydrolyzing carbamoyl-phosphate synthase small subunit — protein sequence MKYTTRQSAILLLSDGTIFHGKSIGISGKTFGEVCFNTGMTGYQEIFTDPSYFGQIMVATNTHIGNYGVNDSEVESDSIKIAGLVCKNFSFNYSRENASGSLEDYFAKQNLICISDVDTRALVSYIRDNGAMNAVICTDGTSIEDLKKELANVPNMEGLELASKVSTKEPYFFGDENATYKISALDLGIKKNILRNLAKRDCYIKVYPFDSTYKDMSEFNPDGYFLSNGPGDPDPLFGAIQVAKEILADNKPLFGICLGHQVIGLANGVETYKMFNGHRGINHPVKNIITGKGEITSQNHGFAVKREQLENHPELEITHVHLNDGTVAGMRMKNKNCFSVQYHPEASPGPHDSSYLFDQFVENIKSDKV from the coding sequence ATGAAATACACAACACGACAAAGCGCCATTTTATTACTTAGTGACGGAACAATCTTTCACGGAAAATCTATCGGAATTAGCGGTAAAACTTTTGGTGAAGTTTGTTTTAATACAGGAATGACTGGGTATCAGGAAATTTTTACTGATCCTTCTTATTTTGGGCAAATAATGGTTGCTACAAATACACATATCGGAAACTATGGTGTTAATGATTCTGAAGTTGAATCTGATAGTATTAAAATTGCCGGTTTAGTTTGTAAAAACTTTAGTTTTAATTATTCTAGAGAAAATGCTTCTGGAAGTTTAGAGGATTATTTTGCGAAACAAAATTTAATCTGTATTTCTGATGTTGATACGCGTGCACTTGTAAGCTACATTCGAGATAATGGCGCTATGAATGCAGTAATTTGTACAGATGGAACTTCAATCGAGGATTTGAAAAAAGAGTTGGCTAATGTTCCAAATATGGAAGGTTTAGAGTTGGCTTCTAAAGTTTCAACTAAAGAGCCGTATTTCTTTGGCGACGAAAATGCTACTTATAAAATATCAGCTTTAGATCTTGGTATCAAAAAAAATATTTTGAGAAACCTTGCAAAAAGAGATTGTTATATTAAAGTATATCCGTTTGATTCAACTTATAAAGATATGTCTGAGTTTAATCCTGATGGATATTTCTTGTCAAATGGCCCTGGAGATCCAGATCCGCTGTTTGGGGCGATTCAGGTTGCAAAGGAGATTTTGGCAGATAATAAGCCATTGTTCGGAATCTGTTTAGGACATCAGGTAATTGGTTTGGCTAATGGTGTTGAAACTTACAAGATGTTTAATGGACACAGAGGAATTAACCATCCAGTAAAAAATATCATTACAGGTAAAGGCGAAATAACATCTCAAAACCATGGATTTGCGGTTAAGAGAGAGCAATTGGAAAATCATCCAGAATTAGAAATTACGCATGTTCACTTAAATGATGGTACTGTTGCGGGAATGCGAATGAAGAACAAAAATTGTTTCTCAGTTCAATATCACCCAGAGGCTAGTCCAGGACCACACGATTCGTCATATTTGTTTGACCAATTTGTAGAGAATATTAAAAGCGACAAAGTCTAA
- the rplQ gene encoding 50S ribosomal protein L17: MRHGKKFNHLSRQTGHRKAMLANMACSLIEHKRINTTVAKAKALKQFVEPLITKSKEDTTHNRRIVFAYLRSKYAVTDLFRDVAAKVGDRPGGYTRIIKVGNRLGDNADMAMIELVDFNELYNGGKKEVKKAKSRRGGKAKKAETSAPEAPAAETETTTEASE; encoded by the coding sequence ATGAGACACGGAAAAAAATTCAACCACTTAAGCAGACAGACTGGACATAGAAAAGCTATGTTGGCTAATATGGCTTGTTCTCTTATTGAGCACAAACGTATTAACACTACTGTTGCTAAAGCTAAAGCGCTTAAACAATTTGTTGAGCCTTTAATCACAAAATCAAAAGAAGATACGACTCACAATCGTCGTATTGTTTTTGCATACCTACGTAGCAAATATGCTGTAACTGACTTGTTCAGAGATGTGGCTGCTAAAGTTGGAGACCGTCCAGGTGGATACACTCGTATCATTAAAGTTGGAAATCGTTTGGGAGATAATGCTGATATGGCAATGATCGAACTTGTTGACTTCAATGAACTTTACAATGGAGGTAAAAAAGAAGTTAAAAAAGCGAAAAGCCGTCGTGGTGGTAAAGCTAAAAAAGCTGAAACTTCTGCTCCAGAAGCTCCTGCTGCTGAAACAGAAACGACTACTGAAGCTTCTGAATAA
- a CDS encoding DNA-directed RNA polymerase subunit alpha, giving the protein MAIFNFQKPDKVIMIDSTDFEGKFEFRPLEPGYGLTVGNALRRVLLSALEGYAITSVRIEGVDHEFSTISGVVEDVTEIILNLKQVRFKRQIEDIDNESVTISVSGKDQLTAGDFQKFISGFQVLNPDLVICNLDSKIKLNFDLTIEKGRGYVPAEENKKQNAAIGTIFTDSIFTPVKNVKYAIENFRVEQKTDYEKLVFEIKTDGSINPKDALTEAAKVLIHHFMLFSDERITLEADEIAQTESYDEESLHMRQLLKTKLVDMDLSVRALNCLKAAEVDTLGDLVSFNKNDLMKFRNFGKKSLTELDELVAVKNLTFGMDLAKYKLDKE; this is encoded by the coding sequence ATGGCAATATTTAATTTTCAAAAGCCCGATAAAGTTATCATGATCGATTCAACCGATTTTGAAGGTAAATTTGAGTTTAGACCTTTAGAACCTGGTTACGGATTGACAGTTGGTAATGCACTTAGAAGAGTTTTGCTTTCAGCGTTAGAAGGTTATGCAATTACATCTGTTCGTATCGAAGGTGTAGATCATGAGTTTTCTACTATTTCAGGTGTTGTTGAGGATGTTACCGAAATTATCCTTAATCTAAAACAAGTACGTTTCAAACGTCAGATTGAAGATATCGATAATGAATCAGTTACTATTTCTGTTTCTGGTAAAGATCAATTAACAGCAGGTGATTTTCAAAAATTTATCTCAGGTTTTCAAGTTTTGAATCCAGACCTTGTTATCTGTAATTTAGATTCTAAAATCAAATTGAACTTCGATTTGACAATCGAAAAAGGTAGAGGATACGTTCCTGCTGAAGAGAACAAAAAACAGAATGCTGCAATTGGAACAATTTTTACAGATTCTATTTTTACTCCGGTAAAAAATGTAAAATATGCAATCGAAAATTTCCGTGTAGAGCAAAAAACAGATTACGAAAAATTAGTTTTTGAAATTAAAACTGATGGATCTATTAATCCAAAAGATGCTCTTACTGAAGCTGCTAAAGTTTTAATTCACCATTTCATGTTGTTTTCTGATGAAAGAATTACACTTGAGGCTGACGAAATTGCACAAACAGAATCGTATGATGAAGAGTCATTGCATATGAGACAATTGCTTAAAACTAAGCTTGTTGATATGGATTTATCTGTGAGAGCATTAAATTGCTTGAAAGCGGCTGAAGTTGATACACTTGGTGATTTAGTATCGTTCAATAAAAATGACCTAATGAAATTCCGTAATTTTGGTAAAAAATCTTTAACTGAACTTGATGAACTTGTTGCAGTGAAGAATTTAACTTTCGGAATGGATTTAGCTAAATACAAATTAGATAAAGAATAA
- the rpsD gene encoding 30S ribosomal protein S4 — MARYTGPKTKIARKFGEAIFGDDKSFEKRNYPPGQHGMAKKRGKKSEYAVQLMEKQKAKYSYGILEKQFRNLFEKASATKGVTGEVLLQLCEARLDNVVFRMGIAPSRRGARQIVSHRHITVNGEVVNIPSYHLKPGDKVAVREKSKSLEAIERSLSNSSHVYEWITWNNDLKEGTFVSVPARLQIPENIKEQLIVELYNK; from the coding sequence ATGGCAAGATATACTGGTCCTAAAACCAAAATCGCTCGTAAATTTGGCGAGGCAATCTTCGGAGATGATAAATCATTCGAAAAAAGAAATTACCCACCTGGACAACACGGGATGGCTAAAAAAAGAGGAAAAAAATCTGAGTACGCTGTTCAGTTAATGGAAAAGCAAAAAGCTAAATATTCTTATGGAATTTTAGAAAAACAATTCAGAAATTTATTCGAAAAAGCATCAGCAACTAAAGGAGTAACTGGTGAAGTTTTATTACAATTATGCGAAGCAAGATTAGATAATGTTGTTTTTAGAATGGGAATTGCTCCATCTAGAAGAGGTGCGCGTCAAATCGTTTCTCACAGACACATTACTGTAAATGGAGAGGTTGTTAATATTCCTTCTTACCACCTTAAGCCTGGTGATAAAGTTGCAGTTCGTGAAAAATCTAAATCTTTAGAAGCTATCGAACGTTCTTTATCAAATTCAAGTCATGTTTATGAATGGATTACTTGGAACAATGATCTTAAAGAAGGAACTTTCGTTTCTGTACCTGCGAGACTTCAAATTCCAGAAAACATTAAAGAACAATTAATCGTAGAGTTGTACAACAAATAA
- the rpsK gene encoding 30S ribosomal protein S11, with the protein MAKATAKKRKVIVESTGEAHISATFNNIIISLTNKKGEVISWSSAGKMGFRGSKKNTPYAAQMAAEDCAKVALEAGLKKVKVYVKGPGNGRESAIRSIHNGGIEVTEIIDVTPMPHNGCRPPKRRRV; encoded by the coding sequence ATGGCTAAAGCAACTGCAAAAAAACGTAAAGTTATCGTTGAATCAACGGGTGAGGCTCATATTTCTGCCACTTTTAATAACATTATTATTTCTTTGACTAATAAGAAAGGTGAAGTTATCTCTTGGTCTTCAGCTGGTAAAATGGGTTTCAGAGGTTCTAAAAAGAACACTCCTTACGCAGCTCAAATGGCAGCAGAAGATTGCGCTAAAGTAGCACTTGAGGCGGGACTTAAAAAAGTGAAAGTTTATGTAAAAGGACCAGGTAACGGACGTGAGTCTGCTATCCGTTCTATTCATAACGGTGGAATTGAAGTTACAGAGATTATCGATGTTACTCCAATGCCGCACAACGGATGTCGCCCTCCAAAAAGACGTAGAGTTTAA
- the rpsM gene encoding 30S ribosomal protein S13: protein MARIAGVDIPKNKRGVIALTYIFGLGKSRAIEILEKAQVSQDKKVQDWNDDEIGAIREAVSFYKIEGELRSEISLNIKRLMDIGCYRGIRHRSGLPLRGQRTKNNSRTRKGKRKTVANKKKATK, encoded by the coding sequence ATGGCAAGAATAGCAGGGGTAGATATCCCAAAAAACAAAAGAGGTGTTATTGCACTTACCTACATCTTCGGATTAGGAAAAAGTAGAGCTATCGAGATTTTGGAAAAAGCTCAAGTTAGCCAAGATAAAAAAGTTCAAGATTGGAATGATGATGAAATCGGAGCAATTCGTGAAGCTGTTTCATTTTACAAAATTGAAGGAGAATTACGTTCTGAAATATCTTTAAACATTAAACGTTTAATGGATATCGGATGTTACAGAGGTATTCGTCATAGATCTGGTCTTCCGTTAAGAGGGCAAAGAACTAAAAACAACTCAAGAACAAGAAAAGGTAAAAGAAAAACTGTTGCTAACAAGAAAAAAGCAACTAAATAA
- the ykgO gene encoding type B 50S ribosomal protein L36 — MKVRASVKKRSAECIIVRRKGRLYVINKKNPRFKQRQG, encoded by the coding sequence ATGAAAGTTAGAGCATCAGTAAAAAAGAGAAGTGCCGAGTGCATTATCGTGCGTAGAAAAGGGAGACTGTACGTAATAAACAAAAAGAATCCTAGATTTAAACAAAGACAAGGATAA
- the infA gene encoding translation initiation factor IF-1, with protein MAKQSAIEQDGSIIEALSNAMFRVELENGHIVIAHISGKMRMHYIKLLPGDKVKLEMSPYDLSKARITYRY; from the coding sequence ATGGCAAAACAATCAGCAATAGAACAAGACGGATCAATCATTGAAGCATTGTCAAATGCGATGTTCCGTGTAGAGTTAGAAAATGGACATATTGTAATTGCTCATATTTCTGGTAAAATGCGAATGCATTACATCAAATTATTACCTGGTGATAAAGTGAAACTAGAAATGAGTCCTTACGATTTGTCAAAAGCAAGAATTACTTATCGATATTAA
- the secY gene encoding preprotein translocase subunit SecY — MKKFIESISNVWKIEELKNRILITLGLLLVYRFGAHVTLPGIDATQLTGLAGQTKNGLGSILDMFTGGAFSKASVFALGIMPYISASIVVQLMGIAIPYLQKLQNDGESGRKKINQITRWLTIAITLVQGPTYIYNLYRTLPSNAFLLGFNSPEFLFSSVIILVTGTIFAMWLGEKITDKGIGNGISLLIMVGILARLPQAFIQEFTTRVTNNNGGPMLLVIEIIVWLLVIISCVLLTMAVRRIPVQYARRTTTGDYEQDLAGGNRQWIPLKLNASGVMPIIFAQAIMFIPAAVAGLSKSDTSQSIVGAFSNMFGFWYNFVFATLIIVFTFFYTAITVPTNKMADDLKRSGGFIPGVRPGAETSDFLDKVMSLITFPGSLFLALIAVFPAIVVSIMDVQQSWAMFFGGTSLIIMVGVAIDTIQQINSYLLNKHYDGLMKTGKNRKAVA; from the coding sequence ATGAAGAAATTTATTGAATCAATAAGTAATGTTTGGAAAATCGAAGAACTAAAGAATAGAATCTTAATTACATTAGGATTGCTTTTAGTATATCGTTTTGGAGCACACGTTACGCTTCCTGGAATTGACGCAACGCAATTGACTGGTTTAGCGGGACAAACTAAAAATGGTCTAGGATCTATTCTAGACATGTTCACCGGGGGTGCTTTCTCTAAGGCTTCAGTTTTTGCCTTAGGTATCATGCCTTATATTTCTGCGTCTATTGTTGTTCAGTTGATGGGGATTGCGATTCCATATTTACAAAAACTTCAAAATGATGGGGAAAGTGGTAGAAAAAAGATTAATCAAATCACTCGTTGGTTGACAATCGCTATCACATTGGTTCAAGGTCCAACTTATATCTATAATTTATACAGAACATTGCCTAGTAATGCATTTTTGCTAGGCTTTAATTCTCCTGAATTTTTGTTCTCGTCTGTTATCATTTTAGTTACTGGTACAATTTTTGCTATGTGGCTGGGTGAGAAAATTACAGATAAAGGTATTGGAAATGGTATTTCATTGTTAATTATGGTTGGTATTTTAGCTCGTTTACCGCAAGCTTTTATCCAAGAGTTTACCACTCGTGTTACCAATAACAATGGAGGTCCAATGTTATTAGTTATTGAAATTATTGTGTGGTTGTTAGTTATCATTTCTTGTGTATTGCTTACAATGGCAGTACGTAGAATCCCTGTTCAGTATGCTCGTCGTACGACTACGGGAGATTACGAGCAAGATTTGGCAGGAGGTAATAGACAATGGATTCCTCTTAAGCTTAATGCTTCAGGAGTTATGCCAATTATTTTTGCGCAGGCAATTATGTTTATTCCTGCGGCTGTAGCTGGATTGTCTAAATCAGATACATCACAATCTATTGTTGGTGCATTTAGTAATATGTTTGGTTTCTGGTATAATTTTGTTTTTGCAACTTTAATTATTGTATTTACATTCTTTTATACTGCGATCACTGTACCTACTAACAAAATGGCTGATGATTTAAAAAGAAGCGGTGGTTTTATTCCTGGAGTTCGTCCTGGAGCAGAAACTTCTGATTTCCTTGATAAAGTGATGTCTTTAATAACTTTCCCAGGATCTTTATTCCTTGCTTTGATTGCTGTGTTCCCAGCTATTGTTGTAAGTATTATGGATGTACAACAATCTTGGGCAATGTTTTTTGGAGGTACCTCATTAATAATTATGGTTGGTGTTGCAATAGATACTATTCAACAAATCAATTCATACTTGTTAAACAAACATTATGATGGTTTAATGAAGACTGGTAAAAATAGAAAAGCGGTAGCTTAA
- the rplO gene encoding 50S ribosomal protein L15, with the protein MNLSNLQPAEGSTHNQNKRLGRGEGSGKGGTAARGHKGAKSRSGYSKKIGFEGGQMPLQRRVPKFGFKNINRKEYEGVNLDTLQLLVDNGAITDSVSMTEFVANRLATKNEIVKILGRGELKAKLKVTAHKFTATAKAAIEAAGGEAVTI; encoded by the coding sequence ATGAATTTAAGTAACTTACAACCTGCTGAGGGATCTACACACAATCAAAATAAAAGATTAGGTAGAGGAGAAGGTTCTGGAAAAGGTGGTACCGCTGCACGTGGACACAAAGGGGCAAAATCTCGTTCTGGTTATTCTAAAAAGATTGGTTTTGAAGGAGGGCAGATGCCGCTTCAAAGACGTGTACCTAAGTTTGGTTTCAAAAACATCAATCGTAAAGAATACGAAGGTGTTAATTTAGATACTCTTCAATTATTAGTTGATAACGGTGCAATTACTGATTCTGTTTCTATGACAGAGTTCGTGGCAAATCGTCTGGCTACTAAAAATGAAATCGTTAAGATTTTAGGTAGAGGAGAATTGAAAGCAAAATTAAAAGTAACTGCCCACAAATTTACTGCTACTGCAAAAGCTGCTATTGAAGCTGCTGGTGGAGAAGCTGTAACTATATAA
- the rpmD gene encoding 50S ribosomal protein L30: MAKLLVKQVRSKINCPLSQKRGLEALGLRKIGQVVEHESNPAILGMINKVKHLVSVEEAK; encoded by the coding sequence ATGGCTAAATTATTAGTAAAACAAGTAAGAAGCAAAATCAACTGTCCTCTTTCTCAAAAGAGAGGGTTGGAAGCTTTAGGTCTACGTAAAATTGGACAAGTTGTGGAGCATGAGTCAAATCCTGCTATCCTTGGGATGATAAACAAAGTTAAACACTTAGTTTCTGTTGAAGAAGCTAAATAA
- the rpsE gene encoding 30S ribosomal protein S5, whose amino-acid sequence MMSKYKNVELVKPSGLELKDRLVSVNRVTKVTKGGRAFGFSAIVVVGDENGVVGHGLGKSKDVSEAIAKAVEDAKKNLVRIPLNGQSVPHEQKGKFGGARVFLIPASHGTGVIAGGAVRSVLESVGIHDVLSKSQGSSNPHNVVKATFDALLQMRSAHTVAKQRGVSLEKVFKG is encoded by the coding sequence ATTATGTCTAAATACAAAAATGTAGAATTGGTAAAACCTAGTGGTCTTGAATTAAAAGATCGTCTAGTTAGTGTTAATCGTGTTACTAAGGTTACAAAAGGAGGTAGAGCTTTCGGTTTTTCTGCTATTGTAGTTGTAGGTGATGAAAATGGAGTAGTTGGTCATGGATTAGGAAAATCTAAAGACGTTTCTGAAGCAATTGCGAAAGCAGTAGAAGATGCTAAGAAAAATTTAGTTAGAATTCCTTTGAATGGACAATCTGTTCCTCACGAACAAAAAGGTAAATTTGGTGGTGCACGCGTATTCTTAATTCCAGCGTCTCATGGTACTGGAGTTATTGCTGGTGGAGCTGTTCGTTCAGTTCTTGAGTCAGTAGGTATTCACGATGTATTGTCTAAATCTCAAGGATCATCAAATCCGCATAACGTAGTAAAAGCAACTTTTGATGCTTTATTGCAAATGAGAAGTGCTCATACTGTTGCAAAACAAAGAGGTGTTTCTTTAGAGAAAGTTTTTAAAGGTTAA
- the rplR gene encoding 50S ribosomal protein L18 yields the protein MSLTKSERRQRIKFRIRKSVSGSAARPRLSVFRSNKEIYAQIIDDVNGVTILAASSREKEIGKGTNVEVAAAVGKLVAEKALKAGIDTITFDRGGYLYHGRIKSLAEGARAAGLKF from the coding sequence ATGTCATTAACAAAATCTGAAAGAAGACAGAGAATTAAATTCAGAATTAGAAAATCGGTTAGTGGTTCTGCTGCAAGACCTAGACTTTCTGTTTTTAGAAGTAATAAAGAAATTTACGCTCAAATTATTGATGATGTAAATGGAGTTACTATCTTAGCTGCATCTTCTAGAGAAAAAGAAATAGGAAAAGGTACTAACGTTGAAGTAGCTGCTGCTGTTGGAAAGCTAGTTGCAGAGAAAGCGTTAAAAGCTGGGATTGATACCATCACTTTTGATAGAGGTGGATATTTATATCACGGGCGTATTAAATCATTAGCAGAAGGCGCAAGAGCCGCTGGACTTAAATTCTAA
- the rplF gene encoding 50S ribosomal protein L6: MSRIGKSPIVIPAGVTVEVKDGIITVKGKRGQLVQEFSDVNVTVEGDQVLVERSSDHKDHRAKHGLFRSLINNMIVGVSEGFTKELELVGVGYRASNQGQKLDLALGYSHNIVLEIAPEVSLETVSEKGKNPIVKLTSFDKQLLGQVAAKIRGFRKPEPYKGKGVKFVGEVLRRKAGKSA, from the coding sequence ATGTCAAGAATAGGTAAAAGCCCAATTGTAATCCCTGCTGGTGTAACTGTTGAAGTTAAAGACGGTATTATTACAGTAAAAGGAAAAAGAGGTCAACTAGTACAAGAGTTTTCGGACGTAAATGTAACTGTTGAAGGCGATCAAGTTTTAGTTGAAAGATCGTCTGATCATAAAGACCATAGAGCAAAACACGGATTATTTAGATCTTTGATCAATAATATGATTGTTGGTGTATCTGAAGGTTTCACAAAAGAACTAGAATTAGTTGGAGTAGGTTATAGAGCTTCAAACCAAGGTCAAAAATTAGATTTAGCTCTTGGATATTCTCACAATATTGTTTTAGAAATTGCTCCAGAAGTATCTTTAGAAACAGTATCTGAAAAAGGTAAGAACCCTATCGTAAAATTAACATCGTTTGATAAACAACTTTTAGGTCAAGTAGCTGCGAAAATCAGAGGTTTCCGTAAGCCTGAGCCATACAAAGGAAAAGGTGTTAAATTTGTGGGTGAAGTATTAAGAAGAAAAGCAGGTAAATCAGCTTAA
- the rpsH gene encoding 30S ribosomal protein S8: MYTDPIADYLTRVRNAVAANHKVVEIPASNLKKEITKILFDQGYILSYKFEQNTVQGSIKIALKYDKDTKEPVIKDIQRISKPGLRKYAGAAKLPRILNGLGIAIVSTSKGLMTGKQAKQLNVGGEVICYVY, encoded by the coding sequence ATGTATACAGATCCTATTGCAGATTATTTGACTAGAGTTCGTAACGCTGTGGCTGCAAACCACAAAGTTGTTGAAATTCCAGCATCTAATCTTAAAAAAGAGATAACTAAGATCTTATTTGATCAAGGTTACATCTTAAGTTACAAATTTGAGCAGAACACAGTTCAAGGTTCTATCAAAATTGCTTTGAAGTATGATAAAGATACTAAAGAGCCTGTAATCAAAGATATCCAAAGAATTAGTAAACCTGGTTTACGTAAGTACGCAGGTGCTGCCAAATTACCTAGAATCCTTAACGGATTAGGAATTGCTATTGTTTCTACATCAAAAGGTTTGATGACAGGAAAACAAGCTAAGCAATTAAATGTAGGTGGTGAAGTAATTTGTTACGTATACTAA
- the rpsN gene encoding 30S ribosomal protein S14 produces the protein MAKESMKAREVKREKTVAKYAEKRKALLEAGDYEGLQRLPKNASPVRLHNRCKLTGRPRGYIRQFGISRVTFREMANNGLIPGVKKASW, from the coding sequence ATGGCTAAAGAATCAATGAAAGCCCGCGAGGTGAAAAGAGAGAAAACGGTAGCTAAGTACGCTGAAAAGAGAAAAGCTTTATTAGAAGCTGGAGACTATGAAGGTTTACAAAGATTACCTAAAAATGCTTCACCAGTTCGTTTACACAACCGTTGTAAATTAACAGGTAGACCTAGAGGTTACATCCGTCAATTCGGTATTTCACGTGTAACTTTCCGTGAAATGGCTAACAATGGATTAATTCCTGGTGTTAAAAAAGCATCTTGGTAA
- the rplE gene encoding 50S ribosomal protein L5, with protein MAYTPRLKEEYKSRVISALKEEFGYTNVMQVPKLEKIVLSRGVGAAVSDKKLIDYAVDELTKITGQKAVSTISKKDVASFKLRKGMPIGAKVTLRGERMYEFLDRLITSALPRVRDFGGIKATGFDGRGNYNLGVLEQIIFPEIDIDKVNKISGMDITFVTTAKTDKEAKSLLAELGLPFKKN; from the coding sequence ATGGCATATACACCTAGACTAAAAGAAGAATATAAGAGTAGAGTGATCTCTGCTCTTAAAGAAGAGTTCGGATATACAAACGTGATGCAAGTTCCTAAACTTGAGAAAATCGTTTTGAGCCGTGGAGTTGGTGCAGCTGTATCTGATAAAAAACTTATTGACTATGCAGTTGATGAGTTAACAAAGATCACTGGACAAAAAGCAGTTTCTACAATCTCTAAGAAAGACGTTGCGTCTTTCAAATTGAGAAAAGGGATGCCTATTGGAGCAAAAGTTACTTTACGTGGAGAAAGAATGTATGAGTTTTTAGATAGACTTATCACTTCTGCTTTACCACGTGTTAGAGATTTTGGTGGTATTAAAGCTACTGGATTCGACGGAAGAGGTAACTACAATCTTGGAGTTTTAGAGCAAATCATTTTCCCAGAAATTGATATTGACAAAGTAAACAAAATTTCAGGAATGGATATTACTTTTGTTACTACTGCAAAAACAGACAAGGAAGCAAAGTCATTATTGGCTGAATTAGGATTACCTTTTAAAAAGAATTAA